One window of the Flavobacteriaceae bacterium YJPT1-3 genome contains the following:
- a CDS encoding heme-binding domain-containing protein has translation MIWIKRFFLLALLALIVIQFIPVERNQGGYRTLDPFLVETSPSPGVALTLEEACYDCHSAQTDYPWYGYVAPLSFWLQDHIEMGKEHFNMSAWNSYSARKKEHKLAELIEEVKSGEMPLESYALMHVGAHLDEDQIEALVLWAQAARMQYLVTDPPQ, from the coding sequence GTGATTTGGATTAAACGATTTTTTCTCCTGGCGCTGCTCGCGTTAATCGTTATTCAGTTTATACCTGTAGAACGGAATCAAGGGGGATACCGTACTTTGGATCCATTTCTGGTAGAGACTTCACCTTCGCCTGGCGTTGCCTTAACCCTGGAGGAAGCCTGTTACGACTGCCACAGTGCTCAAACCGATTATCCGTGGTACGGTTATGTAGCCCCCTTATCGTTCTGGCTTCAGGATCACATCGAAATGGGGAAGGAACACTTCAATATGTCAGCTTGGAATTCCTATTCTGCGCGAAAAAAAGAGCACAAATTAGCGGAATTGATCGAGGAAGTAAAATCGGGGGAAATGCCCCTGGAGTCATATGCGCTCATGCACGTTGGGGCTCATCTGGATGAAGACCAGATCGAGGCCTTAGTGCTCTGGGCTCAAGCGGCTAGGATGCAGTATCTCGTAACTGATCCACCACAATAG
- the purB gene encoding adenylosuccinate lyase, whose translation MTLSPLTAVSPIDGRYAQKTEVLSSYFSEEALIKYRVKVEIEYFIALCELPLPQLSSVSSSTFSELRKLYHDFSTEEAQRIKNIEKVTNHDVKAVEYYLKEEFDRLGLEDYKEFIHFGLTSQDINNTAIPLSLKDALNHVYKPQLLEVVDHLQQLVDEWSQVPMLARTHGQPASPTRLGKEIEVFVVRIEQQLKQLEHIPHGAKFGGATGNFNAHQIAYPEIDWKAFGQEFVERTLKLHHSFPTTQIEHYDHMAALFDAMKRINTILIDLDRDLWTYISMDYFKQKIKEGEVGSSAMPHKVNPIDFENSEGNLGIANALFEHLSAKLPISRMQRDLTDSTVLRNIGVPLGHTLIGLLSTLKGLSKLLLNEEKFLADLENNWAVVAEAIQTILRREGYPKPYEALKELTRKNTSITQLSIARFIDTLDVSQEVKKELKAISPANYTGI comes from the coding sequence ATGACATTGTCTCCACTCACTGCCGTCTCCCCTATTGACGGCAGATATGCTCAAAAAACGGAAGTGCTGAGCAGCTATTTTTCTGAAGAAGCATTGATTAAATATCGCGTGAAGGTCGAGATCGAGTACTTCATTGCGCTTTGCGAATTACCGCTCCCTCAATTGAGCAGCGTATCCTCCAGCACCTTTAGCGAACTGCGCAAGCTCTACCACGATTTCAGTACGGAAGAAGCCCAGCGCATCAAGAACATCGAAAAGGTGACCAACCACGATGTTAAAGCGGTAGAGTACTACCTGAAGGAGGAGTTTGATCGATTGGGTTTAGAAGATTATAAAGAATTTATCCATTTTGGACTGACTTCACAGGACATCAACAACACGGCCATTCCGCTGAGTTTAAAGGATGCCTTAAATCATGTATACAAGCCACAATTACTGGAAGTGGTCGATCACCTGCAGCAGTTGGTAGATGAATGGAGCCAGGTGCCTATGCTGGCCCGCACTCATGGTCAACCGGCATCCCCTACCCGCTTGGGCAAAGAGATCGAAGTGTTCGTGGTACGCATCGAACAGCAGTTAAAACAGCTAGAACACATACCGCACGGGGCCAAATTTGGAGGCGCGACTGGTAATTTTAATGCCCATCAGATTGCCTATCCTGAAATTGACTGGAAGGCCTTTGGTCAGGAATTCGTAGAGCGCACCTTAAAACTGCATCATTCCTTCCCGACCACACAAATTGAGCACTACGACCATATGGCCGCCTTGTTCGACGCTATGAAACGCATCAATACCATCTTGATCGATCTAGACCGTGATTTATGGACCTACATTTCGATGGATTACTTCAAACAAAAGATCAAAGAGGGCGAAGTAGGTTCGTCGGCCATGCCGCACAAAGTGAATCCTATTGATTTTGAGAACAGCGAAGGGAACTTAGGCATTGCTAATGCCTTATTTGAGCATCTATCCGCCAAATTGCCCATATCGCGTATGCAACGTGATCTCACAGATAGCACGGTACTGCGCAATATTGGGGTACCTCTGGGGCATACCTTGATTGGTCTGTTAAGTACCTTAAAAGGCCTGAGCAAATTATTGCTGAACGAGGAGAAATTTCTCGCTGACCTCGAAAATAACTGGGCGGTGGTGGCAGAGGCTATTCAAACCATACTGCGTCGGGAAGGCTATCCCAAGCCTTATGAAGCCTTAAAAGAGTTGACCCGTAAAAACACCTCCATCACGCAACTCTCCATAGCTCGATTTATAGATACCTTAGACGTAAGTCAGGAAGTTAAGAAGGAATTAAAAGCCATCAGTCCGGCCAATTATACCGGTATTTAG
- a CDS encoding sigma-70 family RNA polymerase sigma factor, which translates to MKNVSTTDATLVSLYLEGSEDALSKLITRHKQRIYSFIYSKVFDRDIAEDIFQDTFIKVINTLKRGKYNEEGKFLPWVMRIAHNLVIDHFRRNNRMPKFDNSGEFSIFSVLTDGAMNAENQLINDQVHSDVRRIIEELPEDQKEVLMMRIYQEMSFKEISERTGVSINTALGRMRYALINLRKVIDKHNIVLTTS; encoded by the coding sequence ATGAAAAACGTTTCGACTACAGACGCTACGCTCGTTAGCTTATATCTAGAAGGCAGTGAAGACGCCCTTTCTAAATTGATCACCCGCCACAAACAACGCATTTACAGTTTTATTTATTCTAAAGTTTTTGATCGCGATATCGCGGAAGATATCTTTCAGGATACCTTTATCAAGGTCATTAATACTTTAAAACGAGGTAAATACAACGAAGAAGGTAAATTTTTGCCCTGGGTAATGCGTATCGCGCACAACTTGGTCATCGACCATTTCCGACGTAATAATCGCATGCCTAAATTTGATAATTCCGGTGAATTCAGCATTTTTTCTGTTTTAACAGACGGTGCCATGAATGCTGAAAATCAGCTGATCAATGACCAGGTACACAGTGATGTTCGTCGCATCATTGAAGAATTGCCTGAAGATCAGAAAGAAGTGCTGATGATGCGTATCTATCAGGAGATGAGCTTTAAGGAAATCTCTGAGCGTACCGGAGTGAGCATCAACACGGCCTTAGGAAGAATGCGTTATGCCTTGATCAACCTGCGTAAGGTGATCGATAAGCACAACATAGTTTTAACAACCTCCTAA
- the uvrA gene encoding excinuclease ABC subunit UvrA has protein sequence MQLDLAQADPKENIIIKGAKLHNLKDLDAIIPRNELVVITGLSGSGKSSLAFDTLYAEGQRRYVESLSSYARQFLGRLDKPKVDYIKGIAPAIAIEQKVNATNPRSTVGTSTEIYDYLKLFYARIGKTYSPISGDEVKKDTVSDVVDYVCAFAKAEKLLLLSPIPLEQGRSLEDKLSVLQQQGYARIKINESVTRLDELPALKKTDEVQLVVDRIVTNPEDEDFRNRLADAVQTAFYEGKGVLRIESLSEGNLREFSNQFELDGMSFLEPNVHLFSFNNPYGACPTCEGYGDVIGIDEDLVIPNTALSVYENAVFPWRGESMSYYRDQLVNNAYQFDFPIHKPYFELSEDQKNLLWEGNKYFEGITPFFKQLEAKAYKIQNRVMLSRYRGKTKCSTCRGRRLREEATFVKVGGKALTELVNLPLKNLRTWFKELDLNEHDAAIAKRLLKEINTRLEFLSNVGLDYLTLNRKSNTLSGGESQRINLATSLGSSLVGSMYILDEPSIGLHPKDTERLIKVLQDLRNLGNTVIVVEHDEDIMKAADRILDIGPEAGTFGGELVAYGSFKEVLQTKTLTAQYLNGSLEIPVPKKRRTSKYYVEILGAREHNLKNIDVRFPLGVFTAVTGVSGSGKSTLIRKILYPALLKATGGYGERPGQFTKIDGKYDNIKHIEFVDQNPIGRSSRSNPVTYIKAYDDIRSLFASQKLSKVRNYKTKHFSFNVDGGRCETCKGDGEVTIEMQFMADVHLECETCKGKRFKKEILEVTFEGKNIDDVLNLTIDDAIAFFSEHKEDKVVRKLQPLQDVGLGYVTLGQSSSTLSGGEAQRIKLASFLVKGTTKEKALFIFDEPTTGLHFHDIKKLLASFEALIEKGHSVVVIEHNMDLVKCADHVIDLGREGGEEGGQLVASGTPEEVAQSEASYTAAYLAEKLN, from the coding sequence ATGCAGTTAGACCTCGCTCAGGCAGACCCAAAAGAAAACATCATCATAAAAGGAGCCAAGCTCCACAACCTTAAGGATCTCGACGCCATCATTCCTCGAAATGAACTGGTGGTGATTACCGGCCTTTCTGGCAGCGGAAAATCCAGTTTAGCCTTTGATACCTTGTATGCAGAGGGACAGCGACGCTACGTGGAAAGTCTGTCTTCCTATGCCCGTCAATTCTTGGGACGTTTGGATAAGCCCAAAGTCGATTATATCAAAGGAATCGCGCCGGCCATAGCTATCGAGCAAAAAGTCAATGCGACCAATCCCAGATCTACCGTAGGGACTTCCACAGAAATTTACGATTACCTGAAACTGTTCTATGCCCGCATTGGCAAAACGTACTCCCCCATTTCGGGCGATGAAGTGAAAAAAGATACGGTGAGTGACGTGGTTGATTATGTGTGCGCTTTCGCGAAAGCGGAAAAACTATTACTCCTTTCGCCCATACCGCTCGAGCAAGGCCGAAGTCTTGAAGACAAATTGAGTGTGCTCCAGCAGCAGGGTTATGCCCGGATTAAAATAAACGAGAGCGTAACACGTCTGGATGAGCTGCCTGCCCTAAAAAAAACAGATGAAGTGCAGTTGGTGGTCGATCGTATTGTGACCAATCCGGAGGATGAGGATTTTAGAAATCGATTAGCCGATGCCGTTCAAACCGCCTTCTATGAAGGAAAAGGGGTACTGCGCATCGAAAGTCTCAGCGAAGGCAACCTACGCGAGTTCAGTAATCAATTTGAGCTGGACGGTATGTCTTTTCTCGAGCCCAACGTGCATCTGTTCAGCTTTAATAACCCCTACGGAGCCTGTCCTACCTGTGAGGGTTATGGTGATGTCATTGGTATTGATGAAGACCTGGTCATTCCCAATACCGCCCTCTCTGTTTATGAAAATGCTGTCTTCCCCTGGCGAGGAGAGAGCATGAGCTACTATCGAGATCAATTGGTCAACAATGCCTACCAGTTTGATTTTCCCATTCACAAACCCTATTTCGAACTCAGCGAGGACCAGAAAAATCTGCTTTGGGAAGGCAATAAATATTTTGAGGGGATCACGCCATTCTTCAAGCAATTGGAAGCTAAGGCGTATAAAATTCAGAACCGGGTTATGCTGTCCCGGTACCGGGGCAAAACCAAATGCAGTACTTGCCGCGGACGGCGTTTGCGAGAAGAAGCGACCTTTGTCAAGGTAGGCGGTAAGGCTCTGACCGAGCTGGTCAATCTACCCCTTAAAAATCTGAGAACCTGGTTTAAGGAATTGGACCTCAATGAACACGATGCAGCCATTGCCAAACGGTTGCTTAAAGAGATCAATACCCGCCTGGAATTTTTGAGTAATGTTGGCCTTGACTATCTGACCTTGAATCGGAAGTCGAATACCCTATCCGGAGGGGAATCCCAGCGAATCAATCTGGCCACTTCTTTAGGAAGTAGTTTGGTAGGTTCGATGTACATCCTGGATGAACCCAGTATTGGCTTGCATCCAAAGGATACGGAGCGTCTGATCAAGGTGCTTCAGGATCTGCGAAATTTGGGCAATACCGTGATCGTAGTGGAGCACGATGAGGACATCATGAAGGCTGCTGATCGCATACTCGACATTGGGCCCGAAGCCGGAACCTTTGGTGGTGAATTGGTGGCTTATGGCTCCTTTAAGGAAGTCCTTCAAACCAAAACCCTGACCGCACAGTACTTGAATGGATCTCTGGAGATCCCGGTGCCAAAAAAGCGTAGAACCTCAAAATACTACGTGGAGATACTGGGAGCACGTGAGCATAACTTAAAAAATATTGATGTACGCTTTCCCTTGGGTGTATTCACAGCGGTCACCGGTGTTTCGGGAAGTGGGAAAAGTACGTTGATCCGTAAAATTCTCTACCCGGCTCTACTTAAGGCTACCGGGGGTTATGGAGAACGTCCGGGACAATTCACTAAGATTGATGGGAAATACGACAACATCAAACACATTGAATTTGTCGATCAAAATCCAATCGGTCGCTCTTCTCGTTCCAATCCGGTTACCTACATCAAGGCCTACGATGACATTCGAAGCCTTTTTGCCAGTCAGAAGTTGAGCAAGGTGCGTAATTACAAGACCAAACACTTCAGTTTTAATGTGGATGGTGGCCGTTGCGAAACCTGCAAAGGGGACGGAGAAGTGACCATAGAGATGCAGTTTATGGCCGACGTACACCTGGAGTGCGAAACCTGTAAAGGAAAACGTTTTAAAAAGGAAATTTTAGAAGTCACTTTCGAAGGCAAGAATATTGACGATGTCCTCAATCTTACCATTGACGATGCTATCGCCTTCTTTAGCGAGCATAAGGAAGACAAAGTGGTTCGCAAGCTGCAACCCCTACAGGATGTAGGCCTAGGCTATGTCACGCTGGGGCAGTCCTCCTCTACCCTTTCCGGCGGAGAAGCCCAGCGTATCAAACTCGCCTCCTTTTTGGTTAAAGGAACGACTAAAGAAAAGGCCCTGTTCATCTTTGACGAACCCACCACCGGTTTGCACTTTCACGACATTAAAAAACTACTGGCTTCTTTTGAAGCCCTGATCGAAAAGGGGCATTCGGTAGTGGTTATTGAGCACAACATGGACCTGGTCAAATGCGCTGATCATGTGATTGATCTGGGTCGTGAAGGTGGCGAAGAAGGCGGGCAGTTAGTAGCTTCCGGAACCCCTGAAGAAGTGGCTCAAAGTGAGGCTTCCTATACTGCTGCTTACCTGGCAGAAAAACTGAATTAA
- a CDS encoding DUF3575 domain-containing protein: MRTLSVFTLVVIGCVFLGRAQNTSKHKNQPSFKNEFRLNAGSLVVGFPEVSYERLLNEDSALGISFGFTIDDDIDLLWMATPFYRFYFGEKPAAGFFLEGNSSLYQVEGNGMNDDYSGFGVGLGGGGKFLTRSGWIGEILLGIGRNFINTDDISEYYPRVGISIGRRF; this comes from the coding sequence ATGAGGACATTAAGTGTATTCACGCTAGTTGTGATCGGATGTGTTTTTCTGGGCAGGGCTCAAAACACTTCAAAACACAAGAATCAACCATCTTTTAAAAATGAATTTCGCTTGAATGCGGGGTCTTTGGTGGTTGGATTTCCAGAGGTTTCTTACGAACGACTCTTGAACGAAGATTCTGCACTAGGAATTTCTTTTGGTTTTACCATTGATGACGATATCGATTTGTTATGGATGGCCACTCCATTCTATCGTTTCTATTTTGGGGAAAAGCCCGCTGCAGGCTTCTTTCTTGAAGGAAATTCGTCATTGTACCAAGTAGAAGGTAATGGAATGAACGATGATTACAGCGGATTTGGTGTTGGCCTTGGCGGGGGAGGAAAATTCCTGACCCGTTCCGGATGGATCGGGGAGATTTTGCTAGGTATCGGGCGAAATTTCATCAACACCGATGACATTTCGGAATACTACCCGCGGGTTGGCATTTCTATCGGTAGACGGTTTTAA
- a CDS encoding helix-turn-helix transcriptional regulator produces the protein MLLTKIFNVLLVAGAIQGFMFNMGTFLARKKIEKPILFLNLVVFFLSMNNLQAWLIDTVFDRYPLAPYFMVPWYVLIVPMFYAFLVYYLGIEKKRWPFLIVTLVIFLMELIARFSLIVLVGYEVFTFQVLEVYNVIEDMITIVYSLFLFFKAIQLLFRYEGLYKDILSYDNLQWIKSFMKMGGVVILLWVVAIGLNIFSTHIKAPYSYYPLRLGSSVLLYWIGYQGFFRYVVLKDRIVLRRDIHNRVISNKSLLEMDRKQVHKSKEEVAAYQQLMDLVKAEQLFTDPNLSLTSLAEKLPLSANRISQLINQHGDQNFSDFINAFRVRQAQLWLTDPEFKNYTIVAIGLECGFNSKSTFYTAFKKFTSQTPSEYRKSASIND, from the coding sequence ATGTTGCTCACTAAAATCTTTAATGTGCTTTTGGTTGCTGGTGCCATTCAGGGATTTATGTTCAACATGGGCACCTTTCTGGCCAGGAAAAAAATTGAGAAACCCATTTTATTTCTCAATCTGGTAGTATTCTTTCTATCCATGAATAATCTTCAGGCCTGGCTGATCGATACCGTTTTTGACCGCTATCCGCTTGCGCCTTATTTCATGGTGCCTTGGTATGTCCTCATCGTTCCCATGTTTTACGCATTTCTGGTTTACTATCTGGGCATTGAGAAAAAGCGATGGCCTTTTTTGATCGTGACCCTGGTTATTTTTCTGATGGAGCTGATTGCTCGGTTTTCCCTAATTGTTCTGGTGGGCTATGAAGTTTTCACCTTCCAGGTGCTGGAAGTATACAATGTGATTGAAGATATGATCACCATCGTGTATTCTCTTTTTCTATTTTTCAAAGCCATTCAACTCCTATTTCGATACGAAGGCCTCTACAAAGACATACTCAGCTATGACAATCTCCAGTGGATAAAGTCATTCATGAAAATGGGAGGAGTAGTTATTTTGCTTTGGGTGGTCGCCATCGGACTCAATATTTTTTCCACCCACATTAAAGCCCCGTACAGTTACTATCCGCTTCGACTGGGAAGCTCTGTTCTTTTATACTGGATTGGATATCAGGGATTCTTTCGGTATGTAGTGCTTAAGGATAGAATCGTTCTGCGTAGAGATATTCACAACCGAGTTATTTCCAATAAGAGCCTGCTGGAAATGGATCGAAAACAGGTCCATAAAAGTAAAGAAGAAGTGGCGGCCTATCAGCAACTCATGGATTTGGTCAAAGCAGAGCAATTGTTTACAGATCCTAACCTTAGTTTGACCAGTTTGGCCGAAAAATTGCCATTATCGGCAAATCGGATCAGTCAGTTGATCAATCAGCATGGCGATCAGAATTTTTCCGACTTTATCAATGCGTTCCGTGTCCGTCAGGCGCAACTCTGGCTGACCGATCCGGAGTTTAAGAACTACACTATCGTAGCTATTGGCCTGGAATGTGGCTTCAATTCTAAGTCTACTTTTTATACGGCCTTTAAAAAATTCACCTCCCAAACGCCATCAGAGTACCGCAAATCGGCCTCTATAAACGACTAG
- the mnmE gene encoding tRNA uridine-5-carboxymethylaminomethyl(34) synthesis GTPase MnmE, with protein sequence MQYQDTIVALATAPGAGAVAIIRISGPQAIDVASRMFEAKSGQSLSKVASHTVHLGHIKDQERIIDEALALVFKGNKSYTGEPTVEFSCHGSPYIQQEIIQLALRSGCRAAQAGEFTLRSFINGKMDLSQAEAVADLIASDNQAAHQIAMQQMRGGFSNEIAQLREELLNFASLIELELDFAEEDVEFANREQFQELIARITRVLKRLIDSFATGNVIKQGIPVAIVGEPNVGKSTLLNALLNEERAIVSDIAGTTRDTIEDEISIGGVGFRFIDTAGIRDTVDTIEGLGIKKTFEKIKQAQVVIYLFDATVIQDQQHKLSDLKRELEKIKNRFPQKAVVVLANKTDLLSPEELSDLFSHFENLQLLSAKNKEGIDALQQTLLQFINTGALRNDETIVTNSRHYDALLKALEEIEKVQEGLNMGLSGDLLAIDIRQALYHFGEITGQVTTDDLLGNIFANFCIGK encoded by the coding sequence ATGCAGTATCAGGATACCATTGTTGCCTTAGCCACTGCTCCGGGTGCCGGAGCCGTTGCGATCATTCGTATTTCGGGTCCACAGGCAATCGACGTCGCTTCAAGGATGTTTGAAGCCAAAAGTGGGCAATCCTTAAGCAAAGTCGCTTCGCACACCGTGCATTTAGGCCATATTAAGGATCAGGAGCGCATCATTGATGAAGCCCTTGCTCTGGTCTTTAAAGGCAACAAATCGTACACCGGAGAACCTACCGTAGAGTTTAGTTGTCATGGCAGTCCTTATATTCAGCAAGAAATTATTCAACTGGCTTTACGTTCTGGCTGCCGTGCTGCGCAAGCCGGTGAATTCACCCTGCGCTCGTTTATCAATGGAAAGATGGACCTCAGCCAGGCTGAGGCTGTGGCCGACTTAATTGCCTCGGATAATCAGGCAGCACATCAAATCGCCATGCAGCAGATGCGCGGTGGATTCAGCAATGAAATTGCTCAGTTGCGTGAAGAACTGCTGAATTTCGCTTCCCTCATCGAACTCGAACTTGATTTTGCAGAGGAAGATGTGGAATTTGCCAATCGGGAGCAGTTTCAGGAACTGATCGCACGCATTACCCGGGTGCTCAAGCGCTTGATCGATTCCTTTGCCACGGGCAATGTGATCAAACAAGGGATTCCCGTGGCCATCGTGGGTGAACCTAATGTGGGTAAGTCGACCTTGCTCAATGCCTTACTGAATGAAGAGCGAGCGATCGTGAGCGATATCGCCGGGACAACGCGTGACACCATAGAAGATGAGATCAGCATTGGGGGCGTGGGATTCCGCTTTATCGACACCGCCGGAATCCGGGATACCGTCGATACCATCGAAGGATTGGGCATAAAAAAGACCTTTGAAAAAATCAAGCAGGCCCAGGTCGTGATCTATCTCTTCGATGCTACCGTGATTCAAGATCAGCAGCATAAGCTGAGTGACCTCAAACGCGAACTTGAAAAGATTAAAAATCGATTTCCGCAGAAGGCAGTCGTGGTACTCGCCAATAAAACAGATCTTTTAAGCCCGGAAGAATTGTCTGATCTATTCAGTCACTTTGAAAATTTACAACTACTCTCTGCAAAAAATAAGGAGGGTATAGATGCTTTGCAACAAACACTGCTGCAGTTCATCAATACGGGAGCCCTTCGCAATGATGAAACCATAGTAACAAATTCGCGCCACTACGATGCCTTGCTTAAAGCTTTGGAAGAGATCGAAAAAGTACAAGAAGGATTGAATATGGGATTATCCGGAGACTTATTGGCCATCGATATCCGACAAGCCCTCTACCATTTTGGGGAGATCACCGGGCAGGTCACCACCGACGACCTATTAGGCAATATTTTCGCCAATTTCTGTATAGGGAAGTAA
- a CDS encoding HupE/UreJ family protein — protein MSKSLRILSVLAFLFLPGVLWAHDVSPGDQAILNKGGLEAYIWVGAKHMLTGYDHLLFLTGVIFFLNGIWDIMKFITVFTLGHCITLIGATYAGLTANEHLVDAVIALSVLYKGFENLGGFDKLKLPSPNLLLMVGIFGLIHGFGLSTRLQSFNLGQDQILTKIISFNVGVELGQVIALIPIIFLIQYVKKFPVSYKAFYKAANVYLVIAGVGLFFYQLYQYI, from the coding sequence ATGAGTAAAAGCCTTCGAATACTATCAGTTCTTGCATTTCTATTCCTACCCGGTGTATTGTGGGCCCATGATGTTTCTCCGGGGGATCAGGCGATTCTAAACAAGGGAGGATTGGAAGCCTATATTTGGGTAGGAGCCAAACATATGCTCACCGGATATGACCATTTATTGTTTCTGACCGGTGTGATATTTTTTCTCAATGGCATTTGGGACATTATGAAGTTCATCACGGTCTTCACTCTAGGACACTGTATCACCTTAATTGGAGCTACCTATGCTGGATTGACCGCCAATGAGCATCTGGTGGATGCGGTGATCGCCTTAAGCGTGCTTTACAAGGGATTTGAGAATTTAGGGGGATTCGATAAATTAAAGCTACCGTCCCCGAACTTGTTATTGATGGTTGGTATTTTCGGACTGATTCATGGCTTTGGTCTTTCGACCCGCTTGCAGTCTTTCAACCTGGGTCAAGATCAAATTCTAACTAAAATCATCAGTTTTAATGTTGGCGTAGAGTTGGGTCAGGTCATTGCTTTAATTCCCATAATTTTTCTGATTCAGTACGTAAAAAAATTCCCCGTCAGCTATAAGGCGTTTTATAAGGCCGCCAATGTTTATCTGGTTATTGCAGGAGTAGGGCTATTTTTCTATCAGCTGTACCAGTATATTTAA
- a CDS encoding DUF4198 domain-containing protein encodes MYLKLNQYFLDPESESIIALYNGTFDQSENVIARDRMLDVSLVGEGQRFSVDSTQWYEENAITYLRFKSGKSGTWVAGVSTAPRNIALDANAFNKYLEHDGVLDLLAERKQQNLMEEDAVERYSKHVKTIFQVGEQRTDSWNTILDYPIEFVPQENPYDLHPGHALKVQLLYDGKPLENQLVYVGHDPKVDQHEHEHAHGETTHTHEDTSSRQAGEDEHTHDELSSLRTDEEGIVTVDIQTAGVYYLRTIHMTALEDQELTHESNWATLTFAVGSGHSHEHSESSHSHEEDGIPSYVFWVGSLLLIGVLFFFFRKK; translated from the coding sequence ATGTACCTTAAATTAAATCAGTATTTCCTTGATCCGGAGAGCGAATCAATCATCGCGCTGTATAATGGTACTTTTGATCAAAGTGAAAATGTAATCGCACGGGATCGGATGCTCGACGTGAGTCTGGTTGGTGAAGGCCAACGTTTCAGTGTAGATTCTACGCAGTGGTACGAAGAAAATGCAATAACCTATTTGAGATTTAAATCCGGAAAATCCGGTACCTGGGTTGCGGGAGTGTCAACCGCTCCGCGCAATATTGCTTTGGATGCAAACGCTTTTAACAAGTACCTCGAACATGATGGAGTTTTGGATCTATTGGCTGAGCGAAAGCAGCAGAATCTGATGGAGGAAGATGCTGTAGAACGATACAGTAAACACGTCAAGACGATCTTTCAGGTAGGAGAGCAGCGTACTGATAGTTGGAATACTATTCTGGACTATCCTATTGAGTTTGTGCCACAGGAAAACCCCTATGACTTGCATCCCGGCCATGCGCTTAAAGTGCAACTGCTCTATGATGGGAAGCCACTTGAAAATCAGTTGGTTTACGTAGGCCATGATCCAAAAGTGGATCAGCATGAGCACGAACATGCCCACGGAGAAACAACACATACCCATGAGGATACAAGTTCGAGACAGGCTGGGGAAGATGAGCATACCCACGACGAGCTGTCTTCTTTGCGAACCGATGAGGAGGGGATCGTTACCGTAGACATCCAGACTGCCGGGGTGTACTACTTAAGAACGATACACATGACCGCTCTCGAAGATCAAGAGCTTACTCATGAATCCAACTGGGCCACGCTCACTTTCGCGGTGGGATCTGGCCATAGTCATGAGCATAGTGAAAGCAGTCATTCACACGAAGAAGACGGAATACCCTCCTATGTGTTTTGGGTAGGGAGCCTTTTACTGATTGGCGTACTTTTCTTTTTCTTTAGGAAGAAATAA